In the genome of Segatella copri, one region contains:
- the pssA gene encoding CDP-diacylglycerol--serine O-phosphatidyltransferase translates to MSIKKHIPNTITCCNLISGCIATSFAFGGNPEMALLWIIIGAVFDFFDGMSARLLHVSSPIGKELDSLADDVTFGVAPATIVFSQLFVMEYPEFLEPLRPWLPYAAFIIAAFSALRLAKFNLDERQTTSFIGVPTPANALFWGSLVVSSPSWITSQSWSVFFILAMILATSFLLVCELPLFALKFKQWSFKGNEVKYGFVGFAVAVLALSVATEGIRGFLEGWWIIILMYVLLSWLLYKRNK, encoded by the coding sequence ATGAGTATTAAGAAGCATATTCCAAACACGATTACATGCTGCAACCTCATCTCTGGCTGCATCGCTACATCGTTCGCCTTCGGCGGTAATCCCGAAATGGCTTTGTTGTGGATTATCATCGGAGCAGTTTTCGACTTTTTCGATGGCATGAGCGCTCGCTTGCTGCATGTTTCATCGCCTATAGGCAAGGAGCTCGACTCGCTTGCCGACGATGTTACCTTTGGTGTAGCTCCAGCCACCATCGTATTCTCTCAGCTCTTCGTCATGGAGTATCCTGAGTTTCTGGAGCCATTGCGCCCATGGTTGCCTTACGCAGCCTTCATCATCGCCGCTTTCTCGGCACTGAGATTGGCAAAGTTCAACCTGGATGAGCGTCAGACCACCTCTTTCATCGGTGTGCCTACGCCTGCCAACGCCCTGTTCTGGGGTTCGCTGGTAGTGAGCAGTCCTAGCTGGATTACCAGCCAGAGCTGGTCGGTATTCTTCATCCTGGCAATGATTCTCGCCACCAGTTTCCTGCTGGTATGCGAATTGCCGCTGTTTGCGCTGAAGTTCAAGCAGTGGTCGTTTAAGGGCAACGAGGTGAAGTATGGTTTCGTAGGTTTTGCTGTGGCAGTTCTTGCCTTGTCGGTAGCGACCGAAGGCATCAGAGGCTTCCTGGAAGGCTGGTGGATTATCATCCTGATGT
- a CDS encoding phosphatidylserine decarboxylase family protein: MGQKIKKFKKIRLHREGTGQLVYGGIALVAIAAILWYAFDSKIPFWAFLVVFGVVYGIVLNFYRCPIRYLNVEDTEKLVVAPADGKIVVIEEVDNAPYFNDRRLMISIFMSLWNVHANWFPVDGKVKFVKHENGKYMKAWLPKASEENEHADIMITTPEGVDVLCRQIAGAVARRIVTYAKEGEECYIDEHLGFIKLGSRVDVYLPIGTEVCVKMGQATTGDQTIIAKLK, from the coding sequence ATGGGACAGAAAATTAAGAAATTTAAAAAGATAAGATTGCACCGCGAGGGCACCGGTCAGCTGGTGTACGGCGGTATAGCATTAGTAGCCATCGCAGCCATTTTATGGTATGCCTTCGACAGCAAGATTCCCTTCTGGGCATTCCTTGTTGTCTTCGGCGTGGTATATGGCATCGTGCTCAATTTCTACCGCTGCCCTATTCGCTACCTGAACGTAGAGGATACCGAGAAGCTCGTTGTGGCTCCTGCAGACGGTAAGATTGTGGTAATAGAAGAAGTAGACAATGCGCCTTACTTCAACGACAGGCGCCTGATGATTTCCATCTTCATGAGCCTCTGGAATGTTCATGCCAACTGGTTCCCGGTGGATGGAAAGGTGAAGTTCGTGAAGCACGAGAACGGTAAGTACATGAAGGCTTGGCTGCCAAAGGCCAGCGAGGAGAATGAGCATGCCGACATCATGATCACGACCCCTGAAGGTGTGGATGTATTGTGCCGTCAGATTGCTGGTGCAGTAGCCCGACGCATCGTTACCTACGCCAAGGAGGGCGAGGAGTGCTACATCGACGAGCATCTGGGCTTCATCAAGCTGGGTTCTCGTGTAGACGTGTATCTGCCTATCGGCACGGAAGTATGCGTCAAGATGGGACAGGCTACCACAGGTGACCAGACAATTATAGCAAAATTGAAATAA
- the dnaE gene encoding DNA polymerase III subunit alpha: MEDFIHLHVHTQYSILDGQSKIPHLVDKAIKDGMKGMAVTDHGVMFGIKELVDYCGKVNKDRKKEGLEPFKPIIGCEMYVARRTKGDREKDKGDMSGYHLIVLAKNYNGYKNLIKLVSNSWVDGYYMRPRTDRADLEKYHEDLIICSACIAGEVPAKILKGDIAGAREACEWYHNLFGDDYYLELQRHKVPDDPSLLANREAYELQQKANKVLIELSKEYGIKLVCTNDCHFEDKETAEAHDHLLCIATGKDLDDPNRMRYSKQEWFKTRQEMNDVFSDIPEALSNTLEVLDKVEIYSIDHGPIMPFFPIPESFGTEEQLRQRVSEQDLYKEFTSDENGENQLSPEEGQKVIDRLGGYDKIYRIKFEAEYLRHLAYEGAKKLYGDPLPANVDEHVNFELHVMKTMGFPGYFLIVSDFIKAAREELGVMVGPGRGSAAGSVVAYCLGITKIDPLKYDLLFERFLNPDRVNLPDIDTDFDDDGRGKVLRWVMDKYGHENCAHIITYGSMATKNSIKDVARVEKLPLDKANALCKAIPDRLPDGAKMNLPNAIKYTPELKEAEYSSDPRESNTIKYAKMLEGTIRGTGIHACGFIICRDPISSWVPVSTADDPDFPGLKTAVTQYDGHVIESTGLIKMDFLGLKTLSEMKEACKVIKQTTGDIVDLDTIPIDDELTYQLYQKGQTIGTFQFESPGMQKYLRELKPTVFEDLIAMNALYRPGPMDYIPSFIARKNGQEPIQYDIPCMEKYLKDTYGITVYQEQVMLLSRQLANFTRGESDALRKAMGKKKKAIVDAMKPKFIKQGTENGHDPAVLEKIWGDWEKFASYAFNKSHATCYSWVAYQTAYLKAHYPAEYMAALMTRRFAQIVEITKLMEECQSMGIKTLGPDVNESYRAFGVNEHGEIRFGLSAIKGMGAPAADAIVAERLKNGPYKTIFDFAERVDFSCVNRKAFETLALSGGFDSFGIRREQFFGKNSKGDTFLDTLVRYGQLYQQEQREAATSLFGGTEAVEIATPPIPEAESWSTIERLNKERELVGIYLSAHPLDEYEIILHNMCNTHCSELRDKVALSKKEDVVFGGIITEVKSKFTKTGKPCGFVTIEDFEGSGELALFGEDWGAWRGIMMEGSTIYCTAKCVARYGNSNYLDFKLSTVEYLQTVKENRLERFTIVVDSTEVNDAFVNDLKSVIENDEGKAQLFLQIHDPESNTNILMRAQERTVGVSRELIQFVNDHPKMSYQIN; encoded by the coding sequence ATGGAAGATTTTATACATTTACACGTCCATACACAGTATTCCATCCTCGATGGTCAATCCAAGATTCCGCATCTTGTAGACAAGGCTATCAAGGATGGAATGAAGGGTATGGCTGTAACCGATCATGGTGTGATGTTCGGCATCAAGGAACTCGTTGACTATTGTGGAAAAGTCAACAAAGACCGAAAGAAGGAAGGGCTGGAACCCTTCAAGCCTATCATCGGTTGTGAGATGTATGTGGCTAGAAGAACCAAGGGCGACCGCGAGAAGGACAAGGGTGATATGAGTGGTTACCACCTCATCGTGCTAGCCAAAAACTATAACGGATACAAGAACCTCATCAAGCTGGTGAGTAATTCGTGGGTGGATGGTTACTACATGCGCCCTCGAACCGACCGTGCCGACCTGGAAAAGTATCATGAGGACCTGATTATCTGCTCGGCTTGTATTGCCGGCGAGGTGCCAGCCAAGATTCTGAAGGGTGACATCGCCGGGGCACGTGAAGCCTGCGAATGGTATCACAATCTCTTTGGAGATGACTATTACCTGGAGCTGCAGCGCCATAAGGTGCCTGATGACCCAAGTCTGCTTGCCAACCGTGAGGCTTACGAATTGCAGCAGAAGGCGAACAAGGTGCTCATCGAACTCTCTAAGGAATATGGCATCAAGCTCGTCTGCACCAACGACTGCCACTTTGAGGATAAGGAGACTGCCGAGGCGCACGACCACCTGCTCTGCATTGCCACCGGCAAGGACCTGGACGATCCTAACCGTATGCGCTATTCCAAGCAGGAGTGGTTCAAGACCCGTCAGGAAATGAACGATGTGTTCTCTGATATCCCCGAGGCATTGTCTAATACCCTCGAAGTATTAGATAAGGTAGAAATCTATAGCATCGACCATGGACCTATCATGCCGTTCTTCCCCATTCCTGAAAGCTTCGGCACGGAGGAACAGTTGCGCCAGCGGGTGTCGGAGCAGGACCTCTACAAGGAGTTTACCAGTGATGAGAACGGAGAGAATCAGCTGTCACCCGAGGAAGGACAGAAGGTAATCGACCGATTGGGCGGTTACGACAAGATATACCGAATCAAGTTTGAGGCAGAATATCTGCGCCATCTTGCCTACGAGGGAGCCAAAAAACTCTATGGCGACCCGCTGCCGGCAAACGTGGATGAGCACGTCAACTTCGAGCTCCATGTCATGAAGACCATGGGTTTCCCAGGCTACTTCCTCATCGTGTCAGACTTCATCAAGGCGGCTCGCGAAGAACTGGGCGTGATGGTAGGACCGGGACGTGGTTCTGCGGCAGGTTCTGTAGTGGCATACTGTCTGGGTATTACCAAGATAGACCCGCTGAAGTATGACCTGCTGTTTGAGCGTTTCCTGAACCCAGACCGTGTGAACCTTCCGGATATTGATACCGACTTCGATGATGATGGTCGAGGTAAGGTGTTGAGATGGGTGATGGATAAGTATGGTCACGAGAACTGTGCCCATATCATTACATACGGTTCGATGGCCACTAAGAACTCCATCAAGGACGTAGCCCGCGTGGAGAAGTTGCCATTGGACAAGGCGAATGCACTGTGCAAGGCGATACCCGACAGATTGCCTGATGGTGCGAAGATGAATCTTCCCAATGCCATCAAGTATACGCCAGAGTTGAAGGAGGCTGAGTACTCCAGCGACCCTCGTGAGAGCAATACCATCAAATATGCCAAGATGCTGGAAGGAACCATCCGAGGCACGGGTATCCATGCCTGCGGATTCATCATCTGTAGAGACCCTATCAGCAGCTGGGTACCTGTATCCACTGCCGATGACCCTGATTTCCCTGGATTGAAGACGGCGGTGACGCAATACGATGGTCACGTGATTGAATCCACGGGACTCATCAAGATGGACTTCCTGGGCTTGAAGACCCTCTCGGAGATGAAGGAGGCATGCAAGGTTATCAAGCAGACCACGGGCGACATCGTTGACCTGGATACCATTCCTATCGACGATGAACTCACCTATCAGCTCTATCAGAAGGGACAGACCATCGGTACCTTCCAGTTTGAGTCGCCAGGTATGCAGAAGTATCTCCGCGAACTGAAGCCTACCGTGTTCGAAGACCTCATCGCCATGAATGCCCTCTATCGTCCGGGACCTATGGATTACATCCCTTCCTTCATCGCCCGCAAGAACGGTCAGGAACCTATCCAGTATGATATCCCGTGCATGGAGAAGTATCTGAAGGATACCTACGGCATCACGGTATATCAGGAGCAGGTGATGCTCCTTTCCCGACAGTTGGCTAACTTCACCCGAGGTGAGTCGGATGCCCTGCGTAAGGCGATGGGTAAGAAGAAGAAGGCCATTGTAGATGCGATGAAGCCTAAGTTCATCAAGCAGGGAACGGAGAACGGGCACGACCCAGCCGTGCTGGAGAAGATTTGGGGCGACTGGGAGAAGTTTGCTTCCTACGCCTTCAACAAGTCCCACGCCACCTGCTATTCGTGGGTAGCCTATCAGACAGCCTATCTCAAGGCACACTATCCTGCCGAGTATATGGCGGCGTTGATGACCCGACGCTTTGCACAGATTGTGGAAATCACCAAGCTGATGGAGGAGTGCCAGTCGATGGGCATCAAGACCTTGGGTCCTGATGTGAACGAGAGTTACCGTGCCTTCGGTGTGAACGAGCATGGCGAAATCCGTTTCGGTCTTTCTGCCATCAAGGGTATGGGAGCACCTGCTGCCGATGCCATCGTTGCTGAGCGCCTGAAGAACGGACCTTATAAGACAATCTTCGATTTTGCCGAGCGAGTGGATTTCTCCTGTGTCAACCGCAAGGCATTCGAGACCTTGGCATTGAGTGGCGGCTTCGACAGTTTCGGCATCCGACGCGAGCAGTTCTTCGGCAAGAACAGCAAGGGCGATACCTTCCTCGATACGCTGGTGCGCTATGGTCAGCTTTATCAGCAGGAGCAGCGCGAGGCAGCCACCTCACTCTTTGGAGGTACGGAAGCCGTGGAGATTGCTACTCCGCCTATTCCTGAGGCTGAATCCTGGAGCACCATCGAAAGATTGAACAAGGAGCGTGAGCTGGTGGGCATCTATCTCTCGGCGCATCCTCTCGACGAATATGAGATTATCCTTCATAACATGTGCAACACCCATTGCAGTGAGTTGAGGGATAAGGTAGCACTCTCCAAGAAGGAAGATGTGGTATTCGGCGGCATCATCACCGAGGTGAAGTCGAAGTTCACCAAGACGGGCAAGCCATGCGGTTTCGTTACCATCGAGGATTTCGAGGGTTCGGGCGAACTGGCGCTCTTCGGTGAGGACTGGGGTGCATGGCGAGGCATCATGATGGAAGGAAGTACCATCTACTGCACGGCAAAATGCGTGGCACGCTATGGCAACAGCAACTATCTGGACTTCAAGCTGAGCACCGTGGAGTATCTGCAGACCGTGAAGGAGAATCGCCTGGAGCGTTTTACCATTGTTGTGGATAGCACCGAGGTGAACGATGCCTTTGTGAACGACTTGAAGTCGGTGATAGAGAATGATGAAGGCAAGGCGCAGCTCTTCCTGCAGATTCATGACCCCGAAAGCAATACCAATATCCTGATGCGTGCCCAGGAGCGGACCGTGGGTGTGAGCAGAGAACTTATTCAGTTTGTCAACGACCATCCGAAAATGAGTTATCAAATCAATTAA
- the trxA gene encoding thioredoxin yields the protein MEVTITTENFESYKNGELPLVVDLWATWCGPCRQIAPIVSELAEEFDGKLVVGKCDVEENDDIAMEFGVRNIPTILFFKGGQLVDKFVGAANKSTLKEKFESLL from the coding sequence ATGGAAGTAACAATTACAACCGAGAATTTCGAGAGTTACAAGAATGGCGAATTGCCATTGGTAGTAGATTTGTGGGCTACCTGGTGTGGTCCATGTCGCCAGATTGCTCCTATCGTGTCTGAGTTGGCAGAGGAGTTTGATGGCAAGTTGGTAGTAGGTAAGTGTGATGTAGAGGAGAACGACGACATCGCTATGGAGTTTGGCGTTCGCAACATCCCTACCATCCTGTTCTTCAAGGGTGGTCAGTTGGTTGACAAGTTTGTTGGTGCAGCTAACAAGTCAACTCTCAAGGAGAAGTTTGAGTCTCTTTTGTAA
- the tsaE gene encoding tRNA (adenosine(37)-N6)-threonylcarbamoyltransferase complex ATPase subunit type 1 TsaE: MKIKIDSLDNIHVAAKEFLENMGDGKVFAFYGKMGAGKTTFVKAICEELGVEDVITSPTFALVNEYTAGNGDPIYHFDFYRIKKIDEVYDMGYEDYFYGGNLCFLEWPELIEDLLPEDCTKVTITVEEDGSRSVEF, from the coding sequence ATGAAGATTAAGATTGATTCATTAGACAACATCCATGTAGCAGCCAAGGAATTCCTTGAGAACATGGGCGACGGCAAGGTCTTTGCCTTCTATGGCAAGATGGGTGCCGGAAAGACAACATTTGTAAAAGCAATTTGCGAGGAACTGGGCGTGGAAGACGTGATTACATCGCCTACCTTCGCGCTTGTCAACGAATATACTGCTGGCAATGGCGACCCTATCTACCACTTCGATTTCTACCGCATCAAGAAGATTGACGAGGTGTATGACATGGGGTACGAGGATTACTTCTATGGCGGCAACCTCTGTTTTCTGGAGTGGCCGGAACTCATAGAAGACCTGCTGCCTGAAGATTGTACCAAGGTTACAATCACCGTGGAGGAAGATGGTTCCAGAAGCGTGGAATTCTAA
- a CDS encoding bifunctional response regulator/alkaline phosphatase family protein has protein sequence MSNGLLLWVDDEIELLKAHIIFLEKKGYEVVTVSNGADAIDQCRQQTFDLILLDEMMPGLSGLETLQQIKDIQPATPVVMCTKSEEENIMDQAIGSKIADYLIKPVNPSQILLSLKKNIHRKDIVTEVTQSGYQQVYQQIAMQMMDCRNCQDWMEVYKRLVKWELELSDTDSSMTEMLSMQKEEANIGFAKYIAKNYLNWVDPKNMSKPVDDRPVMSPDIFKTKIFPMLDKGEKVFLIVIDNFRYDQWKMLAKDIGDSFEIEEDMYMSILPTATQYARNAIFSGLMPNKIAEMFPELWVDEDEEEGKNLNEKPLIQTQIDRFRKKYSFSYHKVNDSVGADKFMERYNECKDNDLNVLVINFIDMLSHARTESKMVRELANNESAYRSITQSWLRHSVLAELFKRLAQSDFKVVITTDHGSIRASKPIKIIGDRNTNTNLRYKLGKNLAYNAKEVFTIKEPHKAQLPAPNLSTAYVFAYSDAFFAYPNNYNYYVSYYKDTFQHGGISMEEMLIPLITLTARKR, from the coding sequence AAAAAGGGGTACGAGGTGGTTACCGTGAGCAACGGTGCAGATGCCATCGACCAATGCAGACAGCAGACCTTCGACCTCATCCTACTCGACGAGATGATGCCCGGATTGAGCGGACTGGAGACCTTGCAGCAGATCAAGGACATTCAGCCTGCCACTCCCGTAGTGATGTGCACCAAAAGCGAGGAGGAGAACATCATGGACCAAGCCATCGGGTCCAAGATAGCCGACTATCTGATCAAGCCCGTCAACCCCAGCCAGATATTACTGTCGCTCAAGAAGAATATCCACCGCAAGGACATCGTGACCGAGGTAACGCAGAGCGGATACCAGCAGGTCTATCAGCAGATAGCCATGCAGATGATGGATTGCCGCAACTGCCAGGACTGGATGGAGGTATACAAGAGACTGGTGAAATGGGAACTGGAACTGAGCGATACCGACAGCAGCATGACCGAGATGCTCTCTATGCAGAAGGAGGAGGCCAACATAGGCTTTGCCAAATACATAGCCAAGAACTATCTGAACTGGGTAGACCCGAAGAATATGAGCAAGCCCGTGGATGACAGACCGGTGATGAGTCCTGACATCTTCAAGACCAAGATCTTCCCGATGCTCGACAAGGGAGAAAAGGTGTTCCTCATCGTCATCGACAACTTCCGCTACGACCAGTGGAAGATGCTCGCCAAGGACATCGGCGACAGTTTCGAGATTGAGGAGGATATGTATATGAGCATCCTGCCTACCGCTACGCAATATGCCCGAAACGCCATCTTCAGTGGACTGATGCCGAACAAGATAGCGGAAATGTTTCCGGAGCTCTGGGTGGATGAGGACGAGGAGGAAGGCAAGAACCTAAACGAGAAGCCGCTGATTCAAACCCAGATAGACAGGTTCAGAAAGAAATACAGTTTCAGCTATCACAAGGTGAACGACTCAGTGGGTGCCGACAAGTTTATGGAGCGTTACAACGAATGCAAGGACAACGACCTGAACGTGCTCGTAATCAACTTCATCGACATGCTCTCGCATGCCCGAACAGAATCGAAGATGGTGCGTGAACTTGCCAACAACGAGAGTGCCTACCGCAGTATTACGCAGAGCTGGCTGCGCCACTCGGTGCTAGCCGAGCTGTTCAAGCGACTGGCGCAGAGCGACTTCAAGGTGGTTATCACCACCGACCACGGCAGTATCCGTGCCTCGAAGCCTATCAAGATTATCGGCGACCGCAACACGAATACCAACCTGCGCTATAAACTGGGCAAGAACCTGGCTTACAATGCCAAGGAGGTGTTTACCATCAAGGAGCCGCACAAGGCACAGTTGCCTGCGCCAAATTTGAGCACTGCGTATGTATTCGCCTACAGTGATGCCTTCTTCGCCTATCCGAACAATTACAACTATTACGTATCCTACTACAAGGATACCTTCCAGCATGGTGGCATCTCGATGGAGGAAATGCTCATTCCGCTCATCACATTAACAGCAAGAAAAAGATAA